Genomic segment of Benincasa hispida cultivar B227 unplaced genomic scaffold, ASM972705v1 Contig557, whole genome shotgun sequence:
CAAAGGCCAAAatatcaaaaaaagaaaaaacaaacaaacaaaaccaGAAATTTCTCTATTTCCCAATTCCATAGTAAGATATTCGAAAGCTTATCCCAAGTCAAGAATCTCAATCACCATCCTCTATACTAAAAGTGCTACAAGTAAAATATATTCTTATCAAGGATAGAACATGAACAGCATCCTAACACAGCACAATATTACAAGAGAAGTAGAAGAATAGACACTAAAATGACATATAAGAACCTTACGCAACTTGAACAACGGTTTGAAGACGAAGGATGACCACACAAGTTAAACCCGAACCAGACGTCGTTTGGTATGGCGGTGTTGTAGTTAAACGTGACAGGTCTAGAATTACCACCAGAGATTTTCACTGTTGTTGGGATCCAGGCATCCGGTCCAGAGCGATAAAGATAGACATAGCAAATTTGGTAAGCACAAGGTCCATTTATGCCAAATGTATCAGAAGAACATCTTTCAAATATCCTTCTAGATGGGTCATCAAGCCTTGGCACATAAATCTGATACACAATTCAAAACCACTCATTATACAAAACAAACTTCTTCAATGATAAATTGTAACATGTTAAATTTTCCCCAAATTTATCTGAAAGTAAAGACGACCTATATTGTTTTCGAATTATCACATAGTGTTCTTTCAAATTCCTGTATTTCATTTTCAACATTGTGAATTGCTGATGTTTCGAAagacttttaaaatgttttaggaAGTTCTAGACATGTCAATGGGCTATAAGATATTGCTCAACTGGCTAATGACTATGAATGTTTTCTAAGATATGTTAATTTACCAATAAATGAAAACCTGTTTTGAAGTTCTCGAAACATATAAATCGACAGACTATCATCCCATCATAATCAAGATTCAAGAAATAGAACCCCGACTAGATTTCAATTTCATTCTGTATGGAAAAGATAAAGGATAACACCAATCTATTAATGTAACCTAAGATATGAATATGAGTTTATATCTGTAATCAAATGGAAAATTTTCCGAAACTCAGATGCAATATTCAACTCCGATTTTTCTCATCAACCATTTGAAATATCTGAAATTAGTTAAATCGTGATCGATCAAGAAGCCTAGGGCTTTCTATTCCGAtaaaatgaatgggaaaatgaAGATTTAAACGAAGAAAACCTGGTTTCCATAAGCATCGCCGAACGAAAGACTGATCTGATCCCTTGTGAATGTAGGCGACGAACAGCTCGTCGATATAACAACCGAATAAGAACAACTTCCGAGTTGCTTCAACATCAGAAAGTTACAAACAGAAGAGTAAAAGAAAAACACGAAATCGATGTCAGATACAGGGTATATAACAGATCGAAAATCAGcaaaaatggaaatggaaataaTCAATACGAAACGGCGATACCTGaatataggttaaattaaaGGATTCAGCGGTTTGGGGCAGCAATTCGGTGGCTTCTAAGGGAGCGAAAAGAATGGCGGAGGTAAGCAGAAAACAGAGTACCCCTTTCATTTCCTTTATTCTGGCTTTG
This window contains:
- the LOC120069718 gene encoding embryo-specific protein ATS3B-like; the encoded protein is MKGVLCFLLTSAILFAPLEATELLPQTAESFNLTYIQQLGSCSYSVVISTSCSSPTFTRDQISLSFGDAYGNQIYVPRLDDPSRRIFERCSSDTFGINGPCAYQICYVYLYRSGPDAWIPTTVKISGGNSRPVTFNYNTAIPNDVWFGFNLCGHPSSSNRCSSCVRFLYVILVSILLLLL